From Ruminococcus sp. HUN007, a single genomic window includes:
- the priA gene encoding primosomal protein N' — MQTVSAVRTARIAVYNIAYTADRPFSYLIPEDMYGAAVCGVRVIVPFGRGGRKRIGLILSVTDEVPSMKLKSVVSVVDREPVIKPEMMRMILWLKENTFCTFYEAVRTILPSGMNVSVNEKYELCSGWDPDDLTDEERNLAGFLENASSEREFDELLDVSSDTGKRQVVESLAAKGVIRRVSEASQRIKDRTMRMIKLTENYVNEPAAFRSTAKQKQVIKLLSENGSASVKEVCYICGITDAVVKNLVKNGVCEEFDVPDYRLPGEEKYEPDALGKIILSEEQNRVFARVSEVIDEGKPHCFLLHGVTGSGKTSVFIKLIEKTLADGKTAMLLIPEISLTPQIVENFCRLFGGTVSVIHSNLSLGQRLEEYRRIEAGLSRIVIGTRSAVFAPLERIGLIIMDEEGERSYKSDSAPRYTTSAVAKERCRTHGAVLLLGSATPSVESYYYARKGVYELLELKERYNKSELPHVEIVDMNAERANGNTGEFSEVLVHEIKHNLEAGEQTILLLNRRGYHTVISCAGCSRPLYCPNCSIPYTYHKANDSLVCHYCGSIAELPEKCPECGGTVFRQIGFGTQKMEEQLEALFPGARILRMDADTTFSRYAYEKNFKDFAEKKYDIMVGTQMIGKGLDFPDVTLVGVVSADKSLFSGDFRSYERTFSLITQVAGRSGRGGKKGRAYLQTFMPDHYVLGLAAAQNYTGFYEEEIALRKTLIFPPVCDICVIGISSVSDAAAAAAAAVTLKIIKDIIAEEKIKFPLRVLGPVQSGIAKLNGKFRYRLIIKCKNNKETRSFIRRILLKTAEYREYSNVNIYADMNGDIV; from the coding sequence ATGCAGACCGTTTCTGCGGTGCGAACGGCAAGAATTGCTGTTTACAATATTGCATATACAGCTGACAGGCCGTTCTCATATCTTATCCCTGAGGATATGTATGGGGCGGCTGTCTGCGGAGTAAGGGTAATTGTTCCTTTCGGCAGAGGCGGCAGAAAGCGTATCGGACTTATACTCAGTGTGACTGATGAAGTCCCTTCAATGAAGCTGAAGTCCGTTGTGTCAGTCGTTGACCGTGAACCGGTCATAAAGCCTGAAATGATGCGGATGATCCTCTGGCTTAAGGAAAATACTTTCTGTACATTTTATGAAGCGGTAAGAACCATTCTGCCTTCAGGAATGAATGTCAGTGTAAATGAAAAGTATGAGCTGTGCAGCGGCTGGGATCCTGATGATCTTACTGATGAAGAACGTAATCTTGCAGGTTTTCTGGAGAACGCTTCATCGGAACGTGAGTTTGACGAACTGCTTGACGTGTCCTCAGATACAGGCAAAAGGCAGGTCGTGGAATCTCTTGCTGCAAAGGGCGTAATAAGACGTGTAAGTGAGGCGAGTCAGCGCATAAAGGACAGGACCATGCGCATGATAAAACTCACGGAGAATTACGTAAATGAGCCGGCAGCGTTTCGTTCCACTGCAAAACAGAAACAGGTCATAAAGCTTCTTTCTGAAAACGGTTCGGCATCTGTTAAGGAAGTCTGCTACATATGCGGAATTACAGATGCGGTTGTAAAGAATCTTGTTAAAAACGGTGTGTGTGAGGAATTTGATGTTCCTGACTACCGTCTTCCGGGCGAAGAAAAATACGAACCGGATGCTCTGGGAAAGATCATCCTTTCCGAAGAACAGAACAGGGTATTTGCAAGAGTATCGGAAGTTATTGATGAAGGAAAGCCGCACTGCTTTCTGCTTCACGGTGTTACCGGCAGCGGAAAGACATCCGTGTTCATAAAGCTCATAGAAAAAACACTTGCTGACGGTAAAACCGCGATGCTTCTCATACCGGAGATCTCGCTGACACCGCAGATAGTTGAAAATTTCTGCAGGCTGTTCGGCGGCACCGTTTCGGTCATACACAGCAATCTTTCACTCGGGCAGCGTCTCGAGGAGTACAGACGTATTGAAGCAGGCCTTTCCAGAATAGTTATAGGCACAAGAAGTGCAGTGTTTGCACCTCTTGAAAGGATCGGACTCATCATCATGGACGAAGAAGGGGAAAGATCCTATAAATCAGACAGTGCTCCGCGTTACACTACTTCGGCCGTTGCAAAGGAACGCTGCAGAACACACGGGGCAGTTCTTCTGCTCGGATCGGCAACACCGTCGGTCGAGAGCTATTACTATGCACGCAAAGGCGTGTATGAACTGCTCGAACTCAAAGAGCGCTATAACAAGAGTGAACTTCCGCACGTTGAAATAGTCGACATGAATGCGGAAAGGGCAAACGGGAATACCGGAGAGTTTTCAGAAGTTCTCGTGCACGAAATAAAGCATAACCTTGAGGCAGGAGAACAGACGATACTTTTACTCAACCGCAGGGGCTATCATACTGTAATATCATGCGCCGGATGCAGCAGACCGCTTTACTGTCCGAACTGCAGCATACCGTATACTTACCATAAAGCGAATGATTCGCTGGTATGTCATTACTGCGGCAGTATTGCAGAGCTTCCGGAAAAATGTCCGGAATGCGGCGGTACGGTGTTCAGACAGATAGGATTCGGCACTCAGAAGATGGAAGAACAGCTTGAAGCTCTTTTTCCTGGGGCACGTATCCTGCGTATGGATGCAGACACCACATTTTCACGCTATGCATACGAAAAAAACTTTAAGGATTTTGCTGAGAAAAAGTATGACATAATGGTAGGTACCCAAATGATAGGCAAGGGACTCGACTTCCCTGACGTTACCCTTGTCGGAGTTGTCTCTGCGGACAAGTCACTTTTTTCAGGTGACTTCAGAAGCTACGAAAGAACATTTTCGCTGATCACGCAGGTGGCAGGACGCAGCGGACGCGGCGGAAAAAAAGGAAGGGCCTATCTTCAGACCTTTATGCCTGATCATTATGTTCTTGGTCTTGCTGCCGCACAGAATTACACTGGTTTCTACGAGGAAGAGATAGCATTAAGAAAAACACTTATCTTTCCTCCGGTGTGTGACATCTGCGTTATCGGTATTTCGTCTGTGTCAGATGCAGCTGCAGCCGCGGCCGCAGCAGTCACACTTAAGATAATAAAGGATATAATCGCTGAGGAAAAAATAAAATTTCCTCTCAGGGTCCTGGGACCTGTTCAGTCAGGCATTGCAAAACTGAACGGAAAGTTCCGGTACCGTCTGATCATTAAATGCAAAAACAACAAGGAAACAAGAAGCTTTATTCGCAGGATACTTCTGAAAACTGCAGAATACCGCGAATATTCGAACGTTAATATTTATGCTGACATGAACGGCGACATAGTTTAA
- the aroB gene encoding 3-dehydroquinate synthase, which yields MKKISVKASKPYEVLIEQGILSRCGKLVSEVTKTRFAALVTDDTVDSLYSGKVIGSLEEAGFRVVKFVFKSGEKSKCSETLNRIYSFLAENSITRSDCLIALGGGVVGDITGYAAATYLRGLAYIQIPTTLLAQIDSSVGGKTAIDLPCGKNLVGAFKQPELVICDPLTLKTLSPEIVSDGMAEAIKYGMIRSRELFDIIASHTIDDYFDDIDDIIFRCVSIKRDVVENDEFDKGERMLLNFGHTMGHAIESFFHYETYTHGNAVAAGMHIITEQAVKHSECKAEALEALDRVITSYRLPLNTEAKISDLIPLCANDKKCESSSINAIICSDIGTSSIKKMPFEEFRAYMEA from the coding sequence ATGAAAAAAATATCCGTTAAAGCCTCAAAGCCCTATGAAGTGCTGATCGAACAGGGAATTCTTTCCCGGTGCGGAAAACTTGTGTCCGAAGTGACAAAGACAAGGTTTGCCGCTCTTGTAACAGATGACACAGTAGACAGTCTCTACTCCGGAAAGGTCATCGGTTCACTTGAAGAAGCCGGATTCAGAGTCGTGAAATTTGTTTTTAAAAGCGGTGAAAAATCCAAATGCTCCGAAACACTTAACCGCATTTACAGCTTCCTCGCAGAAAACAGCATCACACGTTCTGACTGCCTCATAGCCCTCGGCGGCGGCGTTGTCGGCGACATTACCGGATATGCTGCGGCAACATATCTGCGCGGACTTGCCTACATCCAGATCCCTACCACACTTTTAGCGCAGATAGACAGTTCCGTAGGCGGAAAAACTGCCATCGACCTTCCGTGCGGCAAAAACCTTGTCGGCGCATTCAAGCAGCCTGAACTTGTTATCTGCGATCCGCTCACCCTTAAGACACTTTCTCCGGAGATCGTATCGGACGGAATGGCTGAGGCAATAAAATACGGCATGATAAGAAGCCGCGAACTTTTTGACATTATCGCTTCGCACACCATCGATGACTACTTCGATGATATTGATGACATCATATTCAGGTGCGTATCGATCAAACGTGACGTGGTTGAAAACGATGAATTCGACAAGGGTGAAAGAATGCTTCTCAACTTCGGACACACCATGGGACATGCGATCGAAAGCTTTTTCCACTACGAAACATACACTCACGGAAATGCTGTCGCAGCAGGCATGCACATCATAACAGAACAGGCCGTAAAGCACTCCGAATGCAAAGCGGAGGCACTGGAAGCACTCGACAGAGTCATCACTTCATACAGACTTCCGCTGAATACTGAAGCGAAGATATCTGACCTCATTCCGCTCTGTGCCAACGACAAGAAGTGTGAATCCTCATCCATCAACGCCATAATCTGCAGCGACATCGGCACCTCATCGATAAAGAAGATGCCTTTTGAAGAGTTCAGGGCCTACATGGAAGCTTAA
- the gmk gene encoding guanylate kinase has product MKMMDKGILIVVSAPSGCGKGTILAEILKDEKFFYSVSATTRSPRPGETDGVNYHFLKKEQFEELIASGGMLEYAQYCDNYYGTPREKVMEKLAEGKHVILEIEVQGAMQIREKCPDAVFIFIAPPSVEELRNRLSGRGTETADVIEKRVSEAAHEISFADRYDYVIVNDRLEDAIEDFRTVVRAEELKSVNQKNIIDEVLKNA; this is encoded by the coding sequence ATGAAAATGATGGATAAGGGCATACTTATCGTTGTTTCCGCTCCTTCCGGATGCGGAAAGGGAACGATACTTGCAGAGATATTAAAGGACGAAAAATTCTTTTACTCCGTTTCTGCCACAACAAGATCACCAAGACCGGGCGAGACTGACGGAGTGAATTATCATTTTCTGAAAAAGGAACAGTTCGAGGAGCTCATCGCTTCAGGCGGCATGCTCGAATACGCACAGTACTGCGACAATTACTACGGCACTCCAAGGGAAAAGGTAATGGAGAAACTCGCTGAAGGAAAGCACGTTATCCTCGAGATCGAGGTACAGGGTGCTATGCAGATAAGGGAAAAATGTCCTGATGCAGTGTTCATCTTCATCGCTCCTCCTTCGGTGGAAGAACTGAGAAACAGACTCTCAGGCCGCGGAACAGAGACTGCCGATGTCATCGAAAAGAGAGTTTCCGAGGCTGCTCATGAGATCAGCTTTGCTGACAGGTACGATTATGTTATCGTAAATGACAGACTTGAAGATGCAATAGAAGATTTCAGAACGGTAGTCCGTGCTGAAGAACTTAAATCAGTAAACCAGAAAAATATTATAGACGAGGTGCTTAAAAATGCTTAG
- a CDS encoding DUF370 domain-containing protein: MKLINVGYGNMISSDRLIAIVSPESAPVKRMIQDSRDSSVLIDATCGRRTRAVLVMDSGHIILSAVQPETMALRCSGEKGNENDG; encoded by the coding sequence ATGAAACTTATAAATGTCGGCTACGGAAACATGATCTCATCTGACCGTCTTATCGCAATAGTAAGTCCTGAATCGGCTCCTGTGAAAAGAATGATACAGGATTCCCGTGACAGCAGTGTACTGATCGATGCGACGTGCGGACGAAGGACCCGTGCAGTTCTTGTTATGGACAGCGGGCATATAATACTTTCGGCAGTTCAGCCGGAGACCATGGCGCTCAGATGCAGCGGCGAGAAAGGAAATGAAAATGATGGATAA
- a CDS encoding IS1634 family transposase, with the protein MSNYYEQPDFDYMHIMRTMDLMKDHYDEYISYLYEKSCSIIKRNTSVCYYDCTNYYFETECEDEDYVDEVTGEFIKGLRKYGPSKEHRPNPICEMGLFMDAEGIPLSMCISSGSDNEQTTAIPLEKKLTKMLQGKKFIYCADAGLGSLNIRNFNSMGGRAFIVTQSVKKLSSMLQEAVFNDCDYKLLSSNKHISLNYMKTFDRKNPDNLSLYNDHAYKIIDADKAFDVGLYEEKICKNGKVKKVKSKATLKQKIIISFSRKMMEYQRYIRNRQIERAKKLLENIDPETYKKGPHDVTRFIKRISKSKAEENGSDTYILDKEAIEKEEKYDGFYAVATNLDDDAKSILEISMNRYKIEDCFRIMKTNFDARPVYHSTLNRIIAHFMICYTALLIYRILEKLLEEKGYHFSVYNIIETIRNMNVSNIQDMCYMSNYTCSQVCTALNEITGLELDKQYYLPKTLNGKIKLISK; encoded by the coding sequence ATGAGTAACTATTACGAACAGCCTGATTTTGATTACATGCATATAATGCGTACCATGGATCTGATGAAAGACCATTACGACGAATATATCAGCTACCTGTATGAAAAAAGCTGCAGTATTATCAAAAGGAATACATCGGTGTGCTATTACGACTGTACAAATTATTACTTTGAAACCGAATGTGAAGACGAAGACTATGTTGATGAAGTAACAGGAGAATTCATCAAAGGGCTTCGTAAATATGGTCCTTCAAAAGAACATCGTCCAAATCCTATCTGCGAAATGGGACTGTTCATGGATGCAGAAGGTATCCCTTTATCCATGTGTATTTCATCAGGTTCTGATAATGAGCAGACTACTGCTATTCCGCTGGAAAAGAAACTTACTAAAATGCTCCAGGGGAAAAAGTTCATATACTGTGCCGATGCAGGTCTTGGATCTTTGAATATCCGTAATTTCAATTCTATGGGTGGTCGTGCGTTTATCGTTACACAGTCCGTAAAGAAACTTTCCTCAATGTTACAGGAGGCGGTTTTTAACGATTGTGATTACAAGCTGCTTTCCAGCAATAAGCATATTTCACTAAACTATATGAAGACATTCGACAGAAAAAATCCTGATAATCTGAGTCTTTACAACGATCATGCCTACAAAATAATTGACGCGGATAAAGCGTTCGATGTAGGACTTTACGAAGAAAAAATCTGCAAAAACGGAAAGGTAAAAAAAGTTAAATCCAAAGCAACGCTTAAACAGAAAATCATTATCTCATTTTCAAGAAAAATGATGGAATATCAGCGTTACATACGCAACAGGCAAATTGAAAGAGCGAAAAAGCTGCTTGAAAATATCGATCCTGAAACTTACAAAAAGGGGCCGCATGATGTTACCAGATTCATCAAAAGAATCTCTAAGTCCAAAGCTGAAGAGAACGGTTCCGACACCTACATTCTTGACAAAGAAGCAATTGAAAAAGAAGAAAAATACGATGGCTTTTATGCCGTAGCAACCAATCTTGATGATGACGCAAAATCTATTCTTGAAATCAGCATGAACCGCTACAAAATAGAGGACTGTTTTCGAATCATGAAAACCAATTTTGACGCAAGACCTGTTTACCATAGTACCCTGAACAGAATTATTGCTCATTTTATGATATGCTATACTGCGCTTTTGATTTATCGTATTCTTGAAAAACTGCTTGAAGAAAAAGGATATCATTTTTCAGTATACAATATCATTGAAACAATCCGGAATATGAACGTTTCAAATATCCAGGATATGTGCTACATGTCCAATTATACTTGCTCTCAGGTGTGTACTGCTTTGAACGAAATTACGGGACTTGAGTTAGACAAACAATACTATCTGCCAAAGACTTTGAATGGAAAAATAAAATTAATTTCCAAATAA
- the def gene encoding peptide deformylase — protein sequence MALRNIVTKENDILYKKCRTVEKFDERLWTLLDDMKETLYKAQGYGLAAPQVGILRRIAVIDVGEGLIELINPEILDPEGEQRDVEGCLSCPDVWGYVKRPYSCTLRAQDRNGNYYEKRLEGIFCRCACHETDHLDGKLFIDLVDEFVEPEE from the coding sequence ATGGCATTAAGAAACATTGTTACAAAGGAAAATGATATACTTTATAAAAAATGCAGAACAGTTGAAAAGTTCGATGAACGCCTCTGGACACTGCTTGACGATATGAAAGAAACCCTTTACAAAGCACAGGGCTACGGTCTTGCAGCTCCTCAGGTGGGAATTCTCAGAAGAATCGCTGTTATCGATGTCGGCGAAGGTCTCATAGAACTTATCAATCCTGAAATACTTGATCCTGAGGGAGAACAGCGCGACGTTGAAGGCTGCCTTTCCTGCCCGGATGTATGGGGATATGTAAAAAGGCCGTACAGCTGCACACTCAGGGCACAGGACAGAAACGGCAACTACTACGAAAAGAGACTTGAAGGCATTTTCTGCAGATGTGCATGCCACGAGACAGATCATCTTGACGGAAAATTATTCATTGACCTTGTTGACGAGTTTGTTGAACCGGAGGAATAA
- the rpoZ gene encoding DNA-directed RNA polymerase subunit omega, which translates to MLRPAISQIITKNESYYSLVIGVAKRARQIADELYEKGEILKEKPVKTAVEEFASGKYRIVEYHEPDSDKN; encoded by the coding sequence ATGCTTAGACCAGCAATTTCACAGATCATTACAAAGAACGAAAGCTACTATTCTCTGGTTATCGGAGTTGCAAAGAGAGCAAGACAGATCGCTGACGAGCTCTACGAAAAGGGCGAGATCCTCAAGGAAAAGCCTGTTAAGACTGCCGTTGAAGAATTTGCAAGCGGCAAGTACAGGATAGTTGAATATCATGAACCGGACTCTGATAAAAACTGA
- a CDS encoding YicC/YloC family endoribonuclease, with amino-acid sequence MIRSMTGFGRERMVLNGRDILVEIRSVNNRYNELSIRLSRAYLYLEEPLKKLVQEYISRGKAELSVTITNISAPDTSIAVNTSVAKGYVDALRRANEELGLMDDLSLSRITHFQDIFTIVKAADDEDQMWNDVKTVASAALAKFVAMRENEGTRMKEDVLGRLDAIEQMVGVIEEKAPETVAAYREKLFAKLSEVLADKAVDEQRILTEAAIYAEKIAVDEETVRLRSHIEEFRSIMEKENIVGRKLDFLVQEMNREANTTGSKAQNIDITKTVISIKSEIEKIREQIQNIE; translated from the coding sequence ATGATAAGAAGCATGACTGGCTTCGGACGCGAAAGAATGGTGCTGAACGGCCGTGACATCCTTGTCGAGATCCGTTCGGTCAATAACAGATACAACGAACTCAGCATCAGACTTTCCAGAGCTTATCTGTACCTTGAAGAACCGCTGAAAAAACTTGTTCAGGAATATATTTCACGCGGAAAGGCCGAGCTCTCAGTTACCATAACAAATATTTCCGCACCGGACACGTCCATTGCAGTGAACACATCCGTGGCGAAGGGATATGTTGATGCTCTGCGCAGAGCAAACGAGGAACTCGGACTTATGGATGATCTTTCGCTTTCAAGGATCACACATTTTCAGGATATTTTCACGATAGTGAAGGCTGCTGATGACGAGGATCAGATGTGGAACGACGTGAAAACCGTTGCGTCAGCCGCTCTTGCAAAATTTGTTGCAATGCGCGAAAACGAAGGCACAAGAATGAAAGAGGATGTTCTCGGAAGGCTTGATGCCATCGAACAGATGGTAGGAGTGATCGAAGAGAAGGCGCCTGAAACGGTTGCAGCTTACAGAGAAAAGCTTTTTGCAAAGCTTTCGGAAGTGCTTGCCGATAAGGCTGTCGATGAACAGAGGATCCTTACCGAGGCAGCGATCTATGCGGAAAAGATCGCAGTCGACGAAGAAACTGTAAGACTCAGAAGTCACATAGAGGAATTCCGTTCGATCATGGAAAAGGAAAACATCGTCGGAAGAAAGCTTGATTTCCTTGTTCAGGAAATGAACAGAGAAGCCAACACTACAGGATCCAAGGCACAGAATATTGATATTACGAAGACTGTTATCAGTATCAAGTCTGAAATAGAAAAGATACGTGAACAGATCCAGAACATAGAGTAG